The region CTCGGCCACGAGTTCCCCGAGGAACGGACGCGCATCCGACGCCTCACCAGCACGGCGTACCAGCGGAGCGTCCTCGACCTCGCCTACAACGAGGGCCGCAGGCAGGTCCAAGACGTCCGCGCCGACTTCGACGCCGACGCCGACCTCTGGGAGGCCCTCATCGACGAGGACGGGTCGCCGAAGGCGCCGCCGACGCTCGACGTGGACCGGACGCCCGTGGGCCTGCCGAAGGCGGTTTCTCGGGCGTCGATGCTCGAACTCGGCGTGGACGAACTGGAGATGCTGCGCCTCCCGTCGTTGCTTCGACGCGACGAGTAGCGCGGAAAGCCGTTTTCCGTCCGCGGCGCGTACCGAAGGTATGAGCGAACGAGCGACGGAGGACGTGCCGGACTCCGAAGACGAGTGGCGCGAGCGATTGACCGACGAGGAGTACGAGATTCTGCGAGAGCGAGGTACCGAACCGCGATTCAGCGGCGAGCATCTGAACCGCGACGAGGAGGGCCGCTACCTCTGTGCGGGGTGCGGTGCGGAACTGTTCGACTCCGAGACGAAGTACGACTCCGGCTGTGGGTGGCCGGCGTTCTTCGCCGCGAACGACGACAACGTCGAGACGGAGACGGACACCCGCCACGGGATGCGCCGCATCGAAGTGCTGTGTAAGAACTGCGGCGGCCACCTCGGCCACGTCTTCGACGACGGCCCCGACCCGACGGGCAAGCGCTACTGCATCAACTCCGTCGCCATCGACTTCGAGAGCGACGAGAACTGAGGCGGCCCGCGGCGACGGCGACGCCGAGACCGACCGACGCCGCTACCCGGTCACTCCTCGTCGCCGTTGAGGTTCGCCGTCAGGACGGGGACGCTCGACCCGGCGACGACTTTCTGGGAGACGCT is a window of Halopelagius longus DNA encoding:
- the msrB gene encoding peptide-methionine (R)-S-oxide reductase MsrB; protein product: MSERATEDVPDSEDEWRERLTDEEYEILRERGTEPRFSGEHLNRDEEGRYLCAGCGAELFDSETKYDSGCGWPAFFAANDDNVETETDTRHGMRRIEVLCKNCGGHLGHVFDDGPDPTGKRYCINSVAIDFESDEN